The genomic window TGCTTGCGCAATCGTTTGCGCAGGCGGCGCCTATTTTTGTCGTACGCGCGCACCATCACGGGAGCAGAACTACAGGCGCGACGACGGTAGGTGGCTTAAAAGAAAGCAGCTTTCAAGGAGAGTCCGATGCAAAAGAGTCCTTTCCGTTATTTCCCTGCGCAAAACACAGCCAAGAGATCTGCCTGGGCCGCGTTGCTGCTGTTTGCGCTCGCATGGTTTTCACCAGCGGTGATGCAGGCGCAGTTCCGCGGATCGTTGCGTGGTGTCGTCACAGATCCGCAGGGCGCTGTGATTCCAGGTGCTACGGTCACGCTCGCGAACAAAGACACTGGCCAGAACCAGACGGCCACCACCGACAATAACGGATTTTATATTTTCAACGGCCTGGCGCCGGCGAATTACAGCCTAACCGTAGATGCCACCGGGTTTAAGCAGAAGGTGCTCGAGCATGTACAGCTCATTCCGGAACAATTGAACTCGCTGAATGTTCAGCTTGAGGTGGGCGGAGCGGCGCAGACGGTCACTGTCAGCGGGACAACTCAGGCCCTGGATTATGAAACGGCGACAGTGAGCGCCACGGTGAACAGCAATCAGATCCAACACTTGCCGTCGTTCAACCGCGACATCTTTCAGCTTGCACAATTGACGCCGGGGGTCTTCGGCGACGGTTCGCAGGCCGGCGGGGGAGGGACGTTCAATCTGCCGGGCAACCAGGGACCAGGGGGCAGCGGCAACGGGCAGGCAGGCATTTTTGCAACAGAAAACGGTCCGCAAATCCAGACGCGAGGCGGACAGTATGAAACCAATGGCATTTCGGTAGACGGAATCAGCACGGTCAGCGCGGTGTGGGGTGGGACTTCCGTCATTACGCCGAGTGAAGACTCGGTTGACAGCATGAAGGTCGTCTCCAATAGTTATGACGCGGAAAACGGGCGCTTCAGCGGCGCACAGATTGAAATCACGTCGAAGAGCGGCACCAATGACCTGCATGGGAGCGCGTTCTTCAAGATGTCGCGGCCGGGCCTGAATGCTTATCAGAGGTGGAATGGCGTCAGTTCCAATATTCCGGGCACGGCGGCCGAGCGCGGTGTGAACCGAGACAATGACCGGTTCAACAATTATGGCGGCAGCCTGGGCGGTCCAATCTGGAAGGACAGGATCTTTGCCTTCTTCAACTGGGAGAGCAGTCCATTGTCGGCAACCAACACGGCGCAGGGCTGGTATGAGACTTCACAGTTTGACAAACTGACTGGGATTGCTCCGATCGCGTCGAAGTACCTGCAGTATCCGGGTGAGGCCGTGTCGGCGACCGGAATCTTGCAGCGTACGTGCGCGTCCATCGGCCTGCAGGAGGGTGTGAACTGCGCCACTACCTCGCAGGGTCTTGACGTGGGTTCTCCGCTGAAGAATGGGGTGGGGATGCAGGACCTGAGCTATGGCGGCAACTCAAACATGCCCGGCGTTGGCAGTGGTCTGGATGGTGTTGCGGACCTGGCGTACTTCAACTCGATCAATCCTTCCAACACCTCGCAGAACCAGTACAACGGGCGTCTGGATGCGAATGTCACCCAAAAGGACCATGTGGCGTTTGCGATTTACTGGGTCCCGGTCAATTCAACCTTTTACAACGGGCCGGTGCGCTCTGCCAACCTATGGCACCATTCGCAGGTGAACGATGCATTTTCGCTGATCTGGAACCATACATTTTCGCCTACGTTGCTGAACCAGGCGCGCGCCAATGCCGCTGGATGGCGATGGAACGAGGTTGCGACAAATCCGCAGGAACCGTTTGGTTTGCCGCAGGACAACATTGACAATATTGGGAGCATTGGAAACCAGGGCGGCTTCCAGTTTTTTGGCGCTCCGGGACCGTCCAACTTCAACCAATGGACCTACAGCTACAGCGATGTGCTGACCAAGGTGATTGGCGGACACAGCATCAAGATGGGCGGGGAGCTGACGCGGCTCTATTATCTGAACAATCCGGTCTATGCGGCGCGGCCCAGCTTCAATTTCCATAACCTGTGGGACTTTGCCAATGATGCACCATATTTTGAAAGCGGACAGTTCGATTCCAAAACCGGCGTTCCTTTCGGCAACCGGCAGGACAACCGCGAAAACCTGTGGGGCTTTTTTGTGCAGGATGATTACAAGGTCCGGCCGAACCTGACCATCAACCTGGGTCTGCGCTGGTCTTATTTCGGAGCGTTCTATTCCAAGGAGAACAATCTGGGAATTCTCCGTTTTGGCAGCGGCGCCGATCCTCTGGACGGGCTGAATATCAAGATTGGAGGAGGGATTTACACGCCGCAAAAGAACAACTGGGGGCCACAGGTTGGCTTTGCCTGGCAGCCCAAGCAAGGCAATGGGAACATCGTGGTCCGTGGCGGCTTTGGTATCAACTATAACCAGAATGAAATTGCCATTACGGCCAACGGCAATGGCAATCCGCCATTCGTGGTGCAGGCGAACTATAGCTGCAACTATCCTTATACGAACAACCCTTCGTGCTCAGGCACGGGGATTGTGTATCAGACCGCGAGCGACATCCATTCCTTGTTTGGCTACGCGCCGAACCCGAATGCGATTACGAATTTTGGTCCTGATAATCTGCCGCTTCCTGGGGCCTCACCGATTTTTGTTACCGGGTTCCTGTCCAATCCGAAGACCATCGCGAATTATCACTATTCTCTGGACACGCAGTACCAATTGCCTTTCAATCTAGTGGCATCGCTGGGATATCAGGGGAGCCAGACACGCCACCTGCTGGTGCAGAACAACTGGAACGCCATTGCCGCGGCCCGGGGCCTGGCGCTGAACCCGAAGGTCAACTTTCTGGACTTTTACCAGAACACGGGGACCGGAAACTACAACGCGATGATTGCGACGCTCAACCACACCTTTGCCCACAACTTCCAGGCGGAGGTGATGTATACATGGGCGAAAGCGATGGATGAAAACTCCGGGCCTTATTCGGAGGACTTCTATCCTTACGACACCCATGCGGCGTATGGACGGTCGGACTACAACGTGGCCAATGCTGTGAAGATCTTCGGTCTGTGGCAGCCAGTCTTTTTCCACGGCAGCCATAGCTGGCTGGAGAAGGTGGCCGGCGGGTGGTCGCTGAGCGGCATCTGGAACTGGCACACAGGGTTTCCGTGGAACCCAGTCTATAACGCAACCGGAAGTCTGTATTATCCGGGAAGCGGTTATGGACAACTGCGGCCCGCGGCCAGATTGGGTGGATATGGAAGCAGCACCAGCAACAAAGTCTTCCAGCAGGCCACGAACCCCAATTTTGGCGGAGATGGAACCAAGTACTTCCCTGGTCCGACGTATGTTGCTGCTACGGGGTCCTCGTTCCTGGATACGGTGCCCGCGCCGCTGCCGGGGATCCAGAGAAACAGCTTGAACGGACCAAATTACAACGACGTGGATGCCAGTCTGAGCAAGGCCTTTGGTCTGCCAAATATGCCGATTCTGGGCGAAAACGCCAGGTTTGAAGTCCGCGCCGACGCATACAACCTGTTCAACAAAACAAACATTAACCCATCTTCGATTGACACCAATCTGGGATCGGTGAATCCGGATGGCTCCGTTTCACCCAATGCTGATTTCGGTGTGGCCGGTTCAGCTTTGGGCAGCCGGACGGTGCAGATCCAGGCACGGTTCAGCTTCTGATGAGCCTCCTTTCGTAGGGTGCGTCGCAAAGGCGCGCCCTTATTTTTCTTTCACCAGGCATCTGTGGGACGTACTTGCCTTTGTGTGCACAGGAGAGATCAGTTTGAGATTTTGGCGTTTATCCGTGGCTGTTCTGGCCCTGGAAGCTTTGCTTCTGCCAACGCACTGCATTTTCGCCCAGGAGCGAGTGGAGATCCATGCACAGGACCAAACCACGCCGTTGCCTCATTTCTGGGAAACCATGTTCGGCTCAGGGCGGGCGAACCTTACGCTGCGCGAGAGCTACCGCGAAGACCTGCGCGCGGTCAAAAAGATTACCGGTTTTCAATATGTGCGTTTTCACGCGATCCTGCATGATGAAAACGGCGTCTATAACGAGGACGAGCACGGGGACCCGGTCTACAACTTCCAGTATGTAGACCAGATCTATGACGGGCTGCTGAAGAACGGAGTGCGTCCGGTGGTGGAGATCAGCTTTATGCCGAAGAAGCTGGCGGCCAATCCGGACGCGCTGCACCCCTTCTGGTACAAGCAGAACGTTTCACCGCCAAAGAGCATGGAGCGGTGGGACGATTTGATCCGGCACTTTGCACAGCATCTGGTGGAGCGCTACGGCATCGCGGAAGTTTCGCAGTGGTACTTCGAGGTGTGGAATGAGCCGAACATTGATTTTTGGGGCGGGGTGCCACGCCAACGTTCGTATTTTGAGCTGTATGCGCACACGGCGCGCGCGCTCAAGGAGGTGAGTCCGCGCCTGCGTGTGGGCGGCCCAGCGACGGCGGCGGCAGCCTGGGTGCCGGATTTTCTGAAGTTCGCCTCAGAAAACCATGTGCCGGTCGATTTTGTCTCCACGCATGGATACGCAGATGATACGGTCGAGGACCTGTTTGGAACACACGAACAGGTCCCCATGGATGACCGCGTATGTCGGGCTGTGGCCAAGGTGAAGAGGGAGATCAAAGCATCGGCCATGCCGGGACTTCCGCTGCTGTGGACGGAGTGGAATGTGCCGGGCGAGATGGAGGCGCGCGACACAATCTATGTGGGACCCGCCCTGGCCAACACGATTCGCGAATGCGCAGGCGAAGGTGTGGAGGCGATGTCGTTCTGGACATTTTCCGACGTATTTGAGGAAAACGGACCGATTCCTGCTCCACTGACGGGACAATTTGGTCTGCGGGCCGAGGGCGGCATCAACAAGCCAAGCTTTTATGCTTTTGCGCTGCTGCATCAGCTCGGGGACCGACTGCTGCCGAATCCGGCCAAGGACGTGCTGGTGACGAAGACCGCGGAGGGTGGCTTGGCCGTGGCGGCATGGAACCTGGTGGACCCAGGAGAGCAGGGCGCAGCGAGGCAGATGACGCTGGTCTTTGACGGTGTGCGCCCGGATGCTCCGGTCACCATCCAGCGGGTCGATGAGGACCACGGCAATGTGCTGAAAGCGTATGCGGCGATGGGAAGGCCGGTGTATCTGACTACAGCGCAGGTGGAGGAATTAAACCGCGAAACCGCCCTGGGGCCCCCGGAAGAGCGTAGGCTGGACCATGGCAGACTGACGCTGGATTTGGGGCCGAATGCACTGGTGCTGATGAAGATTGCAAGATGAAGAACGTGAGCGTGTCCGTATGAAAGACCTTTTTCGTTTTGGCTCTTTTGCTTTGTTGTTGTGTTCCGTAGTTTCTGCCTTTGCTGACCGGAACGATTCGCAGCAGGTTTTCTTTGAGAACAGCCTTTCGCCGGATGCTTATTTCTACAGCGAGGGCCGGGTCTCGGCCCGAGCACATTACGGCTGGTGGACGGCAAACTGCCGGTCGAAACACAGGAGTTCATCAGCGGGCCCAACGCCCTGGAGCTGCAATGGCAATCGATGCCGAACGGCGGGTGGGACGCCGAGATCAAACTCTATGTTTGGCGTAATCGCACGGTGGACTTCACTGGTGACAGTCTCTTCCTGTGGCTGTATGCCAAGGATGGCATCCGCGCTCAAGACCTTCCCCGGATCGCACTGGTAGACCTGGACAACAATTTTACGGCGCAGCTCTCTTTGGGCGGGTTTACTCACGATCTTGCGGCTGGCAAGTGGACGCGGGTGCGTATCCCGATGGCGAAGTTCAAAAGCGCATCCATGCGCCCTTTTCATCCCGAGCGGACAAGCACTCTTGTGCTGGCCCAGGGCGAGGGGGACGCCACACCGCACACTTTGGACATAGATGACATCCGTATCGAAAACGCAACGCCGGAGGGCGGGCCTGCTCCAGCGGCGCCGCGGCTGGTGGAAGCCAGGGGGTGGGAGCGGCATGTAGACCTTCGGTGGGAGGCCGAGGACGGGCCCACGGTGGCGCAGTATGTGATCTACCGATCGCTTCGCGGCGGACCGTTCCGGCCGATCGGGGTGCAGCGGAACGGGGTCCACCGGTATGCGGACTACCTGGGTGATCCTCATGCCACGGCATCGTATCGGGTCTCGGCGCGGACGTCGTCACTGCGAGAGTCGGCGCTGTCGAATGTTCTTACGGCCTCCACGCATCCGATGACCGACGAGGAGCTGCTGACGATGGTGCAGGAGGCCTCGTTCCGCTACTACTGGGAGGCCAATGAGCCGCATTCGGGCATGGCGCGGGAAAACACTCCGGGCGACGATGACATCATTGCGCTTGGGGCAAGCGGCTTCGGCGTGATGGCGATGATCGTGGGCGCGGAGCGCGGGTTTGCTCCGCGGGAGCAGATTGTGGACCGGCTCCTACAGATCACGGACTTTCTCGCCCGTGCTGACCGCTTTCATGGCGCATGGCCGCATTTCCTCAGCGGACGGACCGGCCATGCGGTGGGAGTGTTTGACATCTTCGATGACGGCGCGGACCTGGTGGAGACTTCTTTCCTGATGCAAGGGCTGCTGGCTG from Pseudacidobacterium ailaaui includes these protein-coding regions:
- a CDS encoding carboxypeptidase regulatory-like domain-containing protein, encoding MQKSPFRYFPAQNTAKRSAWAALLLFALAWFSPAVMQAQFRGSLRGVVTDPQGAVIPGATVTLANKDTGQNQTATTDNNGFYIFNGLAPANYSLTVDATGFKQKVLEHVQLIPEQLNSLNVQLEVGGAAQTVTVSGTTQALDYETATVSATVNSNQIQHLPSFNRDIFQLAQLTPGVFGDGSQAGGGGTFNLPGNQGPGGSGNGQAGIFATENGPQIQTRGGQYETNGISVDGISTVSAVWGGTSVITPSEDSVDSMKVVSNSYDAENGRFSGAQIEITSKSGTNDLHGSAFFKMSRPGLNAYQRWNGVSSNIPGTAAERGVNRDNDRFNNYGGSLGGPIWKDRIFAFFNWESSPLSATNTAQGWYETSQFDKLTGIAPIASKYLQYPGEAVSATGILQRTCASIGLQEGVNCATTSQGLDVGSPLKNGVGMQDLSYGGNSNMPGVGSGLDGVADLAYFNSINPSNTSQNQYNGRLDANVTQKDHVAFAIYWVPVNSTFYNGPVRSANLWHHSQVNDAFSLIWNHTFSPTLLNQARANAAGWRWNEVATNPQEPFGLPQDNIDNIGSIGNQGGFQFFGAPGPSNFNQWTYSYSDVLTKVIGGHSIKMGGELTRLYYLNNPVYAARPSFNFHNLWDFANDAPYFESGQFDSKTGVPFGNRQDNRENLWGFFVQDDYKVRPNLTINLGLRWSYFGAFYSKENNLGILRFGSGADPLDGLNIKIGGGIYTPQKNNWGPQVGFAWQPKQGNGNIVVRGGFGINYNQNEIAITANGNGNPPFVVQANYSCNYPYTNNPSCSGTGIVYQTASDIHSLFGYAPNPNAITNFGPDNLPLPGASPIFVTGFLSNPKTIANYHYSLDTQYQLPFNLVASLGYQGSQTRHLLVQNNWNAIAAARGLALNPKVNFLDFYQNTGTGNYNAMIATLNHTFAHNFQAEVMYTWAKAMDENSGPYSEDFYPYDTHAAYGRSDYNVANAVKIFGLWQPVFFHGSHSWLEKVAGGWSLSGIWNWHTGFPWNPVYNATGSLYYPGSGYGQLRPAARLGGYGSSTSNKVFQQATNPNFGGDGTKYFPGPTYVAATGSSFLDTVPAPLPGIQRNSLNGPNYNDVDASLSKAFGLPNMPILGENARFEVRADAYNLFNKTNINPSSIDTNLGSVNPDGSVSPNADFGVAGSALGSRTVQIQARFSF
- a CDS encoding GH39 family glycosyl hydrolase — translated: MAVLALEALLLPTHCIFAQERVEIHAQDQTTPLPHFWETMFGSGRANLTLRESYREDLRAVKKITGFQYVRFHAILHDENGVYNEDEHGDPVYNFQYVDQIYDGLLKNGVRPVVEISFMPKKLAANPDALHPFWYKQNVSPPKSMERWDDLIRHFAQHLVERYGIAEVSQWYFEVWNEPNIDFWGGVPRQRSYFELYAHTARALKEVSPRLRVGGPATAAAAWVPDFLKFASENHVPVDFVSTHGYADDTVEDLFGTHEQVPMDDRVCRAVAKVKREIKASAMPGLPLLWTEWNVPGEMEARDTIYVGPALANTIRECAGEGVEAMSFWTFSDVFEENGPIPAPLTGQFGLRAEGGINKPSFYAFALLHQLGDRLLPNPAKDVLVTKTAEGGLAVAAWNLVDPGEQGAARQMTLVFDGVRPDAPVTIQRVDEDHGNVLKAYAAMGRPVYLTTAQVEELNRETALGPPEERRLDHGRLTLDLGPNALVLMKIAR
- a CDS encoding glucoamylase family protein codes for the protein MDGKLPVETQEFISGPNALELQWQSMPNGGWDAEIKLYVWRNRTVDFTGDSLFLWLYAKDGIRAQDLPRIALVDLDNNFTAQLSLGGFTHDLAAGKWTRVRIPMAKFKSASMRPFHPERTSTLVLAQGEGDATPHTLDIDDIRIENATPEGGPAPAAPRLVEARGWERHVDLRWEAEDGPTVAQYVIYRSLRGGPFRPIGVQRNGVHRYADYLGDPHATASYRVSARTSSLRESALSNVLTASTHPMTDEELLTMVQEASFRYYWEANEPHSGMARENTPGDDDIIALGASGFGVMAMIVGAERGFAPREQIVDRLLQITDFLARADRFHGAWPHFLSGRTGHAVGVFDIFDDGADLVETSFLMQGLLAARQYFGAANAKEQRLRENITRLWQGIEWDWFRATPKRDALYWHWSPDYAFHIANRLEGWNEVMITYMLAIASPTHPVPPSLYYTGYTAEGTDHVYGEKHTYFGIQLDMNYVPGSPGPLFFTQYSYMGYDPRGWRDKYADYFVNNRNEALVSQAYSIANPLHWKGYGADCWGLTAVDGPEGYREYKPFTEDDGTIAPTGAVSSYAYTPQQSLLAIRHFYRDLGAQLWDIYGFRDAFNQQQDWYSGITMGLNQAPMTVMIENGRTGLVWRNFMANPEIRKMQQAIGLKREGTEAGSAP